The DNA sequence TCCGCGCCCACCGTCCTGCCCGGCGTCAGCCTGACCGCCACCTCGACCGCGAACGTCTACCGGGAGGGACGATGAGGACGGCGATGAGGGACCGGTCGCGCATGAGACGGCGGCCCGGCCAGGCCGGCCAGGCCGTGATCGAGTTGGTGGGGTTCGTCTTCCTCGTCGTGCTCGCCACGCTGCTGTGCGTCCAGGGCGTCTTCGCGGCGCAGGCCGCCTCCGCGGCGCAGGAGGCCGCGCGCAACGGGGCGCGGGCGCTGAGCCTCGGCCAGGACTGGCGCGCGGTGGTGGATGAGACGTTGCCCGACTGGGCGCGGGCCGACGTCGTCGAGGGCGGCGCCGACCGCGCGACCGCACGGGTGCGCGTCGCCGTGCGTGTGCCGATCGGGCTGCGCCAGATCACCTCGGGCGA is a window from the Xylanimonas ulmi genome containing:
- a CDS encoding pilus assembly protein gives rise to the protein MRRRPGQAGQAVIELVGFVFLVVLATLLCVQGVFAAQAASAAQEAARNGARALSLGQDWRAVVDETLPDWARADVVEGGADRATARVRVAVRVPIGLRQITSGDLRFESSAQMPVRGR